The Bacteriovorax sp. Seq25_V genome includes a region encoding these proteins:
- a CDS encoding lysine N(6)-hydroxylase/L-ornithine N(5)-oxygenase family protein — protein MSNTLDLIGIGIGPFNLSLASLLSKTNLSSKFFDLQKEFTWHKELHFNDAIMQTSYLKDLVTPVDPTNPQSFLNYLVEKGIFYQFMNTGRKSITRIEFQDYCQWVSRNLADRLLFDTSVENVTFKDGNFHLATSNGEYVAKNICIGTGPVPRIPNFATSHIGKNVFHAKSKNLKDVDFTAKRVLIVGGGQTGLEIFRNGLQENWGRADKISIISDRQTFQPLDEASFSNDFFTPDFINSFFDVKSEIKEEIVNNQKFMSDGNTPVYLDDFYNELYLDRFYLKKFTRYEILPMRWVTAMTETPKGDFNVTARNTMHDQDEVASYDIVILATGFETRIPNCLESLFSNIHFDNNNRPVLEKDYSLRANLPTENRIFAMNFSRHCHGIADPQTSLMAWRSATVINTLTKKTTYQTSNYENIFCDYSLKGENNA, from the coding sequence ATGAGTAACACTTTAGATCTAATCGGAATTGGGATAGGCCCATTCAATTTAAGTTTAGCCTCACTGCTTAGTAAAACCAACCTGTCATCGAAGTTCTTTGACCTACAAAAAGAGTTTACTTGGCACAAGGAGCTACATTTCAATGATGCAATTATGCAAACATCATACTTGAAAGATCTCGTCACTCCTGTTGATCCGACGAATCCACAGTCTTTTCTAAACTACCTAGTAGAAAAAGGTATTTTCTACCAGTTCATGAATACGGGAAGAAAGTCTATTACCAGAATAGAATTTCAAGATTACTGCCAATGGGTGTCAAGAAATCTTGCTGATCGACTTCTCTTTGATACAAGTGTTGAGAATGTAACATTTAAAGATGGTAACTTCCACTTAGCCACAAGCAATGGTGAATATGTTGCAAAGAATATCTGTATCGGAACTGGTCCAGTTCCAAGAATTCCTAATTTTGCAACTTCACATATCGGCAAAAATGTTTTCCACGCGAAGTCTAAAAACCTTAAGGATGTAGATTTCACGGCCAAGAGAGTTCTTATCGTTGGTGGTGGACAGACAGGTCTTGAGATTTTTAGAAACGGACTTCAAGAAAACTGGGGACGAGCAGACAAGATTTCAATTATTTCAGACAGACAAACTTTTCAACCGCTAGATGAGGCTTCTTTTTCAAATGATTTCTTTACTCCAGATTTTATCAATAGTTTCTTCGATGTAAAGAGTGAGATCAAGGAAGAAATTGTAAACAATCAAAAATTCATGAGTGATGGAAATACACCTGTTTACTTAGATGATTTTTATAATGAGCTGTATCTCGATCGTTTCTACCTAAAGAAATTTACAAGATATGAAATCCTTCCAATGAGATGGGTCACTGCGATGACAGAAACTCCTAAGGGAGATTTTAATGTAACAGCTAGGAACACAATGCATGATCAAGACGAAGTCGCTTCTTACGATATTGTTATTCTTGCCACAGGGTTTGAGACAAGAATCCCAAACTGTCTTGAGAGTCTATTTTCTAATATTCATTTTGATAACAACAATCGCCCAGTTTTAGAGAAAGACTATTCCCTTCGAGCTAATTTACCAACGGAGAATAGAATCTTCGCAATGAATTTCAGTCGCCACTGCCACGGCATTGCTGACCCTCAAACAAGCTTAATGGCATGGAGGTCAGCGACAGTAATTAATACGCTAACAAAAAAAACAACATATCAAACTAGTAATTATGAAAATATTTTTTGTGATTACTCACTAAAAGGAGAGAACAATGCTTAA
- a CDS encoding CBS domain-containing protein, whose product MAKLPIDLITEASNADKFLKMCAKDIMQKYPVTISGTTSIKSAITTLSVQRLSSICVVNNANTILGIVSEYDLLIQSASKDINKEVSYTKNVITVNESDNLKEVLLKILKNKLKIIPVITSRGVLVGMISRIDLLKELTEI is encoded by the coding sequence ATGGCTAAATTACCAATTGATTTAATAACTGAAGCATCAAATGCTGATAAATTTCTCAAGATGTGTGCTAAAGATATTATGCAAAAATATCCTGTCACCATATCTGGTACAACTTCCATCAAGAGCGCTATTACGACCCTCTCAGTCCAAAGACTTAGTTCAATCTGTGTTGTTAATAACGCGAACACTATTTTAGGTATTGTCTCAGAGTATGATCTTTTAATACAATCTGCATCCAAAGACATTAATAAAGAAGTTAGCTACACAAAGAATGTTATTACTGTTAACGAATCTGACAACTTAAAAGAAGTCTTACTAAAAATTCTTAAAAACAAACTAAAGATTATTCCTGTCATAACATCAAGAGGTGTTCTAGTTGGAATGATTTCTCGAATTGACCTTCTAAAGGAACTAACTGAGATATAA
- a CDS encoding ABC transporter substrate-binding protein, which translates to MLLILRTLISISFALSVSANSFPNGELISICAEDAGWPPFSIPEISENGETGNVSGFNKELISKIFNKHHINFKFIIKPWSRCLYEAIHGDINIVVDAATNPQREKDYILTNTIYTLTPIYFFNKKNKDSFSANIKASTLYTKGDICGQSGYTYTNFGLDNNKIKMVSKDLASVLDLVSKGRCTIGLTRREVLDIELKNFKDADEIQSQTIADVEVENFYWLVNKNYKYTKELVHIINSELLEMRKNGSYSKLISELKN; encoded by the coding sequence ATGTTACTTATTTTACGAACTCTCATTTCTATTTCTTTTGCTCTAAGTGTTAGCGCAAACTCATTTCCTAATGGCGAGTTAATTTCTATTTGCGCAGAGGATGCAGGATGGCCGCCTTTCAGTATTCCAGAAATCAGCGAAAATGGAGAAACAGGCAATGTATCTGGTTTCAATAAAGAACTCATATCCAAAATTTTTAACAAGCATCATATAAATTTTAAATTTATTATAAAACCATGGAGCCGCTGTCTTTATGAGGCAATTCATGGAGACATTAATATCGTAGTAGATGCAGCTACAAATCCCCAAAGAGAGAAAGACTATATACTCACAAATACAATCTACACTCTCACCCCGATATATTTTTTCAATAAAAAAAACAAAGATAGCTTTAGTGCAAATATTAAAGCATCTACACTTTATACAAAAGGCGACATCTGTGGCCAATCTGGATATACATACACAAACTTTGGTCTCGATAATAATAAAATAAAAATGGTTTCAAAAGATTTGGCAAGTGTACTGGATCTTGTCTCTAAAGGACGTTGTACAATAGGACTAACTCGTCGTGAAGTTCTTGATATTGAATTAAAGAATTTTAAGGATGCAGATGAGATTCAATCTCAAACCATTGCTGACGTGGAAGTAGAAAACTTCTACTGGTTAGTTAACAAGAATTATAAATACACCAAGGAATTAGTCCACATCATCAATTCTGAGCTATTAGAAATGAGAAAAAATGGATCATATTCAAAACTAATAAGTGAACTTAAAAATTAG
- a CDS encoding response regulator transcription factor yields MHITIVDDVKDNLNNYRDLLGSEFEMELIQNPLELLGYLNTSKTDLVVLDLHMPNINGFELYEKMRQTHPQLPAIFLTGDPSEDALIKGLDLGAQDFIVKPVSINELIARIKNKVEAKKAKHRRKKDVGLLKLDGYEFALNPDLQSAVVANTNVTLTPIEYKIIHLLVTNPNKIFPREHLAEIIWASTNTSSQNIDTHLSNLRKKLKPFSKYIKTIKSRGVLLRV; encoded by the coding sequence ATGCACATTACTATCGTTGACGATGTTAAAGACAACCTAAACAACTATAGAGACCTACTTGGATCTGAGTTTGAAATGGAACTCATTCAAAACCCTCTTGAACTATTAGGCTATCTCAACACAAGTAAGACTGATCTTGTTGTTCTTGATCTTCATATGCCAAATATCAATGGATTTGAATTATATGAAAAGATGAGACAAACTCATCCTCAACTTCCTGCGATTTTTTTAACTGGTGATCCATCGGAAGATGCACTAATTAAAGGCCTTGATCTAGGGGCTCAAGATTTTATTGTTAAGCCCGTCTCAATCAATGAGCTTATTGCACGTATCAAAAATAAAGTTGAAGCAAAAAAAGCAAAACACAGAAGAAAAAAGGACGTTGGGCTTTTAAAACTTGATGGATATGAATTTGCACTAAACCCTGACCTGCAATCTGCTGTAGTAGCAAATACTAATGTCACTCTTACTCCAATTGAATATAAAATCATTCACCTTCTCGTGACAAATCCAAACAAGATTTTTCCACGCGAACACCTCGCTGAGATTATTTGGGCGAGTACAAATACATCATCTCAAAATATTGATACTCACCTTTCTAACTTAAGAAAGAAACTGAAACCATTTTCGAAGTATATTAAAACTATTAAGTCTCGGGGTGTATTACTAAGAGTGTGA
- the typA gene encoding translational GTPase TypA, whose amino-acid sequence MTASFSKLKNIAVVAHVDHGKTTMVDELLKQSNTFDARAEIEERVMDSGEIEKERGITITAKNCSFVWNDTKINLLDTPGHADFGGEVERSLMMVDGILLLVDASEGPLPQTRFVLRKALDRGLKVGVIINKVDRPDQRIDEVKGEVEDLLLELATELDLEDFDIDIPFIFASAKNGWASLNQGEVREDMIPVLDFMVSDYFPEPVRNIDTHLQLLVSNLSYSKFLGQLFVGRIHQGKIVKNQNFACVMKNGKTKNFKVSNIQIYAGLATTEVTEAVAGEIVICSGIEEVSIGDTICNTDNIDPMTRIEVEPPTVSVNVSVSTSPLSGQEGEYLTSRKLEEFLLDACRLNVALQYEQTDDAKIYKLKGRGELQLAIVFEELRRKGFELMVSRPEVLFKEENGERLEPYEKAVLDVPDDYTGAVTEKLSQRKGLMTSMLPVGEGRTRIEFEIPSRGLIGYRSTFLTDTRGEGILSSEFLGYRPYAGDLLARQNGAIISDRAGKVTGYAVFNLLNNGEFFIEPGDTVYEGMVVGEAKKENDTIANVCRAKQLTSVRTAGKDENIILPPVRPRTLEWALDWIDNDEWVEVTPQNIRIRKKILESNKRSVKRK is encoded by the coding sequence ATGACTGCTTCATTTAGCAAATTAAAAAACATTGCCGTCGTGGCACACGTTGACCACGGAAAAACTACAATGGTTGATGAGTTACTAAAACAATCAAACACTTTTGATGCAAGAGCAGAAATCGAAGAAAGAGTTATGGACTCTGGTGAAATTGAAAAAGAAAGAGGGATTACGATTACAGCTAAAAACTGTTCATTTGTATGGAATGATACAAAGATCAACCTTCTCGATACTCCAGGCCACGCGGACTTTGGTGGAGAAGTTGAAAGATCTCTTATGATGGTTGATGGTATCCTACTTTTAGTTGATGCTTCAGAAGGTCCACTTCCACAAACAAGATTCGTACTTAGAAAAGCTTTAGATAGAGGTCTTAAAGTTGGGGTTATTATCAATAAAGTTGATAGACCTGACCAAAGAATCGATGAGGTTAAGGGTGAAGTAGAAGATCTACTTCTTGAACTTGCAACTGAACTTGATCTTGAAGACTTTGATATTGATATTCCATTTATTTTTGCTTCAGCAAAAAATGGTTGGGCATCACTAAACCAAGGAGAAGTAAGAGAAGACATGATTCCAGTTCTTGACTTCATGGTAAGTGACTACTTCCCAGAACCTGTAAGAAATATCGATACTCACCTACAACTTTTAGTATCTAACCTTTCTTACTCTAAATTCCTTGGGCAACTTTTTGTTGGACGTATTCACCAAGGTAAAATCGTAAAGAACCAAAACTTTGCGTGCGTAATGAAAAATGGAAAAACAAAGAACTTCAAAGTATCAAATATTCAAATTTACGCTGGTCTTGCAACAACAGAAGTTACTGAAGCAGTTGCTGGAGAGATCGTAATTTGTTCAGGTATTGAAGAAGTTTCTATTGGTGATACTATCTGTAACACAGATAATATTGACCCAATGACAAGAATTGAAGTTGAGCCACCGACAGTTTCTGTTAACGTTTCAGTTTCAACTTCTCCACTTTCTGGACAAGAAGGTGAATATCTTACTTCAAGAAAGCTTGAAGAATTCTTACTAGATGCTTGTCGTCTTAACGTAGCTCTTCAGTATGAGCAAACTGATGATGCGAAAATCTACAAGTTAAAAGGTCGTGGAGAGCTTCAACTTGCAATCGTTTTCGAAGAACTAAGAAGAAAAGGTTTCGAGCTAATGGTTTCAAGACCAGAAGTTCTTTTCAAAGAAGAAAATGGTGAAAGACTTGAACCTTACGAAAAAGCTGTTCTTGATGTTCCAGATGATTACACTGGTGCAGTTACAGAAAAACTTTCTCAAAGAAAAGGTCTTATGACTTCAATGCTTCCAGTTGGTGAAGGCAGAACAAGAATTGAATTCGAAATTCCATCACGTGGACTTATTGGATACAGATCAACATTCCTAACTGACACTCGCGGAGAAGGGATTCTTTCATCTGAATTCCTTGGATACCGCCCTTACGCGGGAGACCTACTAGCAAGACAAAATGGAGCAATTATTTCTGATAGAGCTGGAAAAGTAACAGGTTATGCTGTTTTCAACCTGCTTAACAACGGTGAATTCTTCATTGAACCGGGTGACACTGTTTATGAAGGTATGGTTGTTGGTGAAGCTAAGAAAGAAAACGACACAATTGCAAACGTATGTCGTGCGAAACAACTTACAAGTGTTCGTACTGCTGGTAAAGACGAAAACATCATCCTACCTCCAGTAAGACCAAGAACTCTTGAGTGGGCACTAGATTGGATTGATAACGATGAGTGGGTTGAAGTAACGCCACAAAATATCCGCATTCGTAAGAAAATCCTTGAGTCCAACAAGCGTTCTGTAAAACGTAAATAG
- a CDS encoding glycosyltransferase — MRKVIVFTGGGSGGHVVPGLTLIAKLRNEGFEVHYIGSEHGIESKLTQGHVDKYYAIQTGKLRRYIDFQNVKDIFKVFVGLLQSIKIILSLRARNLVVVSMGGFVSVPVVIAAKFLFKKAVIHEQTTRVGLANKICSYFADKVFVSFEDSLQFFPSKKTVLSGYPVKEEYETVDLTIDMYEGIKLSEIKKDILFITGGGNGSKLLNDQVYKSLEVLKQKYFIIHQVGQAFMPEYVNLRDDNYIPCAFIGEEMPDIFKVAKVVISRSGAGTVAELMALGKKSIFVPLKIAQKNEQYHNAMAANKKLGSIVIKEDDFREVNFVDLLEGFVSSSEVVVQTNGARDFLVREIQKLYLS, encoded by the coding sequence ATGAGAAAAGTAATTGTTTTTACTGGCGGTGGAAGTGGTGGGCACGTCGTTCCTGGCCTAACATTAATAGCCAAACTTAGAAATGAAGGTTTCGAAGTTCACTATATTGGTTCAGAGCATGGTATCGAATCCAAGCTAACTCAAGGGCATGTCGATAAGTACTACGCCATTCAGACTGGAAAGTTAAGACGATATATCGATTTTCAAAATGTGAAGGATATATTCAAGGTCTTTGTCGGACTACTTCAGAGTATTAAAATTATTTTGAGTCTTAGGGCGCGTAACCTCGTTGTGGTATCAATGGGGGGATTTGTATCAGTTCCAGTAGTAATTGCAGCTAAGTTCCTTTTTAAGAAGGCTGTGATTCATGAACAAACGACGAGAGTTGGATTGGCCAATAAAATTTGTTCTTATTTTGCAGATAAGGTTTTTGTTAGCTTTGAAGATTCACTCCAATTCTTTCCGAGTAAAAAAACTGTTTTAAGTGGTTATCCAGTGAAAGAGGAATATGAGACGGTTGATCTAACTATCGATATGTATGAAGGGATCAAGCTTTCTGAAATTAAAAAAGATATTCTCTTTATTACTGGAGGTGGAAATGGTTCAAAGCTTCTTAATGACCAGGTTTACAAATCTCTTGAGGTTTTAAAACAGAAATACTTCATCATTCATCAAGTCGGACAAGCTTTTATGCCTGAGTATGTAAATCTTAGAGATGATAATTACATTCCGTGTGCTTTTATTGGTGAAGAAATGCCAGATATCTTTAAGGTCGCTAAGGTTGTTATCTCGCGTTCAGGTGCCGGTACGGTCGCAGAATTAATGGCCCTTGGAAAAAAGTCTATTTTTGTTCCTCTGAAAATTGCACAGAAAAATGAGCAGTATCATAATGCTATGGCCGCCAATAAAAAGCTCGGATCAATTGTAATTAAAGAAGATGATTTTAGAGAAGTTAATTTTGTTGATTTACTAGAAGGTTTTGTGTCAAGTTCTGAAGTTGTTGTACAGACTAATGGAGCAAGGGACTTTCTAGTTCGTGAGATTCAGAAGTTATATCTCAGTTAG
- a CDS encoding ABC-F family ATP-binding cassette domain-containing protein: MIQVFGLSKSYGERVLFSDVTFSINKGERVGLVGRNGAGKSTLFKILLGELSFDTGDLNIPKAYKLGTLKQHIEFTQATVIAECMSALPKEFEYETYRAEKLLFGLGFTQKDMERSPSDFSGGYQIRINLVKTLLQKPDCLLLDEPTNYLDIVSLRWLRDFLKSFPGEVVLITHDKDFMNSVVTHTMGISRKTVRKFKGDTNKFYERIIEEEEIYEQTRINQEKKIQHMMDYVDKFRAKARGASQAQSKLKMIEKMERFDALASEKSLDFAFNYQPCPAKVIMRIDALTFGFNDKNLFENITFAVESNDRIGIIGKNGKGKSTFLNCLGEFLTPKSGEVWRHSSLSLGHFGQTNVDRLYADNTIYQEIQSENEDMTISKARSVCGTMLFSGDDADKKIKVLSGGERARVLLGKILARKTNLLFLDEPTNHLDMESVESLIDAIKDYEGACLVVTHSEELLRKCVNKLVVFREDHAEVFEGTYDEFLEKIGWDSEEEKVSTQKIVEAAPVVKKKKGNSQKLEAEEEEITSKIEVLENYLNVINQNIIKHSESGDHEKIMASTAEAESVNQKIEELFLRLEEIHDLLAD, translated from the coding sequence GTGATTCAAGTATTCGGATTATCGAAAAGTTATGGGGAACGTGTCTTATTTAGCGATGTGACATTTTCAATAAATAAAGGCGAGAGGGTTGGCCTTGTGGGAAGAAATGGGGCAGGTAAGTCGACCTTGTTCAAAATTCTTCTTGGGGAGCTCTCATTTGATACTGGTGATTTGAACATTCCAAAGGCCTATAAACTTGGAACATTAAAGCAGCACATTGAATTTACGCAGGCAACTGTTATCGCTGAATGTATGTCAGCTCTTCCAAAAGAATTTGAATACGAAACATATCGTGCTGAAAAACTACTTTTTGGTTTAGGTTTTACGCAAAAAGATATGGAGAGAAGTCCGAGTGATTTTTCTGGTGGGTACCAAATTCGTATTAATCTTGTGAAGACGCTTTTACAAAAACCTGACTGCTTGTTACTTGATGAGCCTACCAACTATCTTGATATTGTTTCTCTTCGTTGGCTTAGAGATTTTCTAAAGTCATTCCCTGGTGAAGTGGTCCTGATTACCCACGATAAAGATTTCATGAATTCAGTAGTTACTCATACTATGGGAATATCGAGAAAGACTGTTCGGAAGTTCAAGGGTGATACAAATAAATTCTACGAGAGAATTATCGAGGAAGAGGAAATATACGAGCAGACTCGAATTAATCAGGAAAAGAAAATTCAGCATATGATGGATTATGTTGATAAGTTTAGGGCGAAGGCTAGAGGAGCTTCTCAAGCACAGTCAAAGCTTAAGATGATTGAAAAGATGGAGCGTTTTGATGCTTTAGCTAGTGAGAAGAGTTTGGATTTTGCATTTAATTATCAGCCATGCCCGGCAAAAGTTATTATGCGAATAGATGCCCTGACTTTTGGATTTAATGATAAGAATCTTTTTGAAAATATTACTTTTGCAGTTGAGTCGAATGATCGAATTGGAATCATTGGAAAGAACGGTAAAGGGAAGTCAACTTTCTTGAATTGCTTAGGAGAGTTTCTTACCCCTAAGTCCGGTGAAGTCTGGAGGCATTCGAGTTTAAGCCTAGGACACTTTGGCCAGACCAATGTTGACAGGCTCTATGCTGACAATACGATTTATCAAGAAATTCAAAGTGAAAATGAAGATATGACAATCTCCAAGGCACGTAGTGTATGTGGGACAATGCTTTTCTCAGGTGATGATGCGGACAAGAAGATCAAAGTATTGTCTGGGGGAGAGAGAGCGAGGGTTCTACTTGGAAAAATTTTAGCTCGTAAGACAAATCTTCTCTTCCTCGATGAGCCTACAAACCATTTAGACATGGAGTCGGTCGAATCATTAATTGATGCCATCAAAGATTATGAGGGCGCATGTCTCGTTGTAACCCACTCGGAAGAACTGCTTAGAAAGTGTGTTAACAAACTTGTTGTTTTCCGTGAAGATCACGCTGAAGTCTTCGAAGGAACATATGATGAGTTTCTTGAAAAGATTGGATGGGACTCGGAGGAGGAAAAAGTTTCAACTCAAAAAATTGTTGAAGCTGCTCCTGTTGTGAAAAAGAAAAAAGGTAACTCTCAAAAACTTGAAGCAGAGGAAGAAGAGATTACATCTAAGATTGAAGTACTTGAAAACTACTTGAATGTCATAAATCAAAATATCATTAAGCACTCAGAGTCTGGTGATCATGAAAAAATAATGGCCTCTACCGCTGAGGCCGAAAGCGTAAATCAGAAAATCGAGGAATTATTTCTTCGCCTAGAAGAGATTCACGATTTACTTGCTGATTAG
- a CDS encoding outer membrane beta-barrel protein: MKKVLIPALVLLNLATFAQTNTTETNTVGLANSEKTLDLNISLNTNSMKIDGENIDGNAIEASFGKEFILSDTLVTKTSLNLGLNSLDKNIDGSKLDVNRMTETGLSQNLIYVTEINGTIVKPFLGAGVAIGQWNIEVKDQDEEILTAELETDYTKLSLNAGVEILLDSGIKGIVKVSQSKIKFDNTSDVSISGTEFNGTASFDNELSDTNSTSISLGVGYQF; this comes from the coding sequence ATGAAAAAGGTTTTGATCCCAGCTTTAGTGTTATTAAATTTAGCAACATTTGCACAAACGAATACTACAGAGACAAATACTGTAGGCTTAGCTAATTCAGAAAAAACCTTGGATCTCAATATTTCTTTAAATACAAATTCAATGAAAATTGATGGTGAGAATATTGATGGAAATGCCATCGAAGCATCTTTTGGTAAGGAGTTTATCCTATCAGATACACTAGTTACTAAAACTTCACTGAATCTTGGTTTAAATAGTCTTGATAAAAATATTGATGGTTCAAAACTCGATGTAAATCGCATGACAGAGACTGGGCTTTCGCAAAATTTGATATACGTAACAGAAATTAATGGCACAATCGTTAAGCCTTTTCTCGGTGCAGGAGTTGCAATAGGACAATGGAATATTGAAGTAAAGGATCAAGATGAAGAGATTCTAACTGCTGAACTTGAGACTGATTATACAAAGCTTTCTTTAAATGCAGGTGTTGAAATACTTCTAGATAGTGGAATTAAAGGTATCGTCAAGGTTTCACAATCAAAAATCAAATTTGATAATACAAGCGATGTTTCAATATCTGGAACTGAATTTAACGGAACAGCTTCTTTTGATAATGAATTGAGTGACACAAATAGTACTTCAATCTCACTTGGTGTTGGATATCAATTCTAA
- a CDS encoding DEAD/DEAH box helicase has translation MNFSEFPLRDTLLRAIEERGFTEPTEIQQEAIPFLCLNDSDFVGQAQTGTGKTAAFALPLLNKLKKDTKAVQAIILAPTRELANQICEEIRKFSVHERIRVESVYGGVSIDNQVRNIRKFHPQIIVGTPGRVLDLINRKVLKLEDATFACLDEADEMLDMGFLDDVKTILSELGTERNIWMFSATMPPAILDLIKNYLNDPKVIKIKKSTLSNENITQKCYVVKEMHMREAVCRLLDSVEDYYGIIFTKTKLEAKSVCDELNFRGFPTDSLHGDMDQKQRDFTMKKFKEKRVKLLVCTDVAARGIDVDHLTHVFNFGLPQDLESYVHRIGRTGRAGQKGMALSVITPSEMRKLGALERLTKAKILREKIPTLELLKDAMVRRTINQFEDIFTAIQTDDSVDASFDLFKDEFEDLDKEQVLKVLFKHTFQDAMERLDREPVIDANTERRASAGPNQAGVPDRNGNVRFFVNAGRDDGLTLKDLLMGVSDGLRIDQRKIRNVQLREKFSFMDIPATHTEQLVNDVNLEVNNKRVRFEPTKENRGGGDRGGRSYGGRDSRGGGRSYGNREGGGRDSRGGGRSYGNREGGAPRSGGSRGFGGNRSGGGNREGGEKNFNR, from the coding sequence TTGAATTTCAGTGAATTTCCATTGAGAGACACGTTATTACGTGCAATTGAAGAAAGAGGATTTACAGAACCAACAGAGATCCAACAAGAGGCGATACCATTTCTTTGCCTTAATGATTCAGATTTCGTAGGTCAAGCACAAACAGGTACAGGTAAAACTGCCGCGTTTGCACTTCCACTTTTAAATAAACTTAAGAAGGATACTAAAGCAGTACAAGCGATTATCCTTGCGCCAACGAGAGAGTTAGCGAATCAAATCTGTGAAGAGATTAGAAAATTTTCTGTTCACGAGAGAATTCGTGTTGAGTCTGTTTATGGTGGTGTTTCTATCGATAACCAAGTTAGAAATATTAGAAAGTTTCACCCACAAATTATTGTTGGTACACCAGGTCGTGTTCTAGATCTTATTAACAGAAAAGTTCTTAAGCTAGAAGATGCAACATTTGCTTGTCTTGATGAAGCAGATGAAATGTTAGACATGGGATTCTTGGATGACGTTAAGACAATTCTTTCTGAATTAGGTACAGAAAGAAATATCTGGATGTTCTCTGCAACGATGCCACCAGCAATTTTAGATCTTATTAAGAACTATCTTAATGATCCAAAAGTAATCAAGATTAAAAAGAGTACTCTAAGTAACGAAAATATTACTCAGAAATGTTATGTAGTAAAAGAAATGCATATGAGAGAAGCTGTTTGTCGTCTTCTTGACTCTGTTGAAGATTACTACGGAATTATCTTCACAAAAACTAAGCTTGAAGCAAAAAGTGTTTGTGATGAATTAAATTTTAGAGGTTTCCCTACAGATTCACTTCATGGTGATATGGACCAAAAGCAACGTGACTTCACAATGAAGAAGTTCAAAGAGAAGAGAGTTAAGCTTTTAGTTTGTACAGACGTTGCAGCTCGTGGGATTGACGTAGATCACCTTACTCACGTGTTTAATTTTGGTCTTCCACAAGACCTTGAAAGTTATGTTCATAGAATTGGTAGAACAGGTCGTGCAGGTCAAAAAGGGATGGCGCTTTCAGTAATTACTCCAAGTGAAATGAGAAAGCTTGGTGCTCTTGAAAGGCTTACTAAAGCTAAAATTTTAAGAGAGAAAATTCCAACTCTTGAGCTTTTAAAAGATGCAATGGTTAGAAGAACGATTAATCAATTTGAAGACATTTTTACAGCTATCCAAACTGACGATTCTGTAGATGCTTCATTTGATCTATTTAAAGATGAGTTCGAAGATCTTGATAAAGAACAAGTTCTTAAAGTTCTTTTTAAGCATACATTCCAAGATGCAATGGAAAGACTTGATCGTGAGCCAGTAATTGATGCGAACACAGAAAGAAGAGCTTCAGCTGGACCAAATCAAGCAGGTGTTCCAGATAGAAATGGAAACGTAAGATTCTTCGTAAATGCTGGTCGTGACGATGGATTAACATTAAAAGATCTTTTAATGGGTGTTTCTGACGGTCTAAGAATTGATCAAAGAAAAATTAGAAATGTACAACTTAGAGAGAAGTTCTCATTCATGGATATTCCAGCTACTCACACTGAGCAACTGGTAAATGACGTAAATCTTGAAGTTAACAATAAACGTGTACGTTTTGAACCAACGAAAGAAAACCGTGGCGGTGGAGACCGTGGTGGTCGTTCATACGGTGGACGCGATAGCCGTGGTGGCGGACGTTCATACGGAAACCGTGAAGGCGGTGGACGTGATAGCCGTGGTGGCGGACGTTCATACGGAAACCGTGAAGGTGGTGCTCCTAGAAGTGGCGGTTCACGTGGTTTCGGTGGTAACCGTTCTGGTGGTGGAAACCGCGAGGGTGGAGAAAAGAATTTCAACAGATAA